Proteins encoded in a region of the Pseudomonas putida genome:
- a CDS encoding site-specific integrase, translated as MWTDEQVGVRLVDEFGFARTMMVATTNLAIPNRKSQGEKLEDGLIPLTAEAASQVVSFALIHGNYELYLLLRLGFGTGMRIGTLCDLRIATIKRAVPDPMFPGFNKLAVGPGAHPPVHTKFGVTGQIWISDEDLKLLNEYIYSTRRLARQSQAAPDSRDVIFLSRYGKAFGHGDGNASRGISVQLGRLRKDGISNGISAFRNFRFHQSRCTFATELARIALKHGSVSTAIQLVRQALLHKSEKTSLTYIRFIEKMEVMSEIADAFTRDFLGIAGSDAFGDE; from the coding sequence ATGTGGACTGACGAGCAAGTCGGCGTCCGGCTGGTGGATGAGTTCGGTTTTGCTAGAACGATGATGGTCGCGACCACAAATTTAGCGATCCCAAATCGCAAGTCTCAGGGAGAAAAGCTTGAAGATGGGCTCATCCCACTTACCGCAGAGGCTGCCAGTCAGGTGGTCAGCTTCGCTTTGATACATGGGAATTATGAGCTCTACCTTCTATTGAGACTCGGCTTCGGCACAGGGATGCGGATAGGCACGCTATGTGATCTGAGGATCGCCACAATTAAGCGGGCCGTGCCTGATCCCATGTTCCCAGGTTTCAACAAGCTTGCAGTTGGCCCAGGAGCGCACCCGCCAGTACACACTAAGTTTGGTGTTACAGGTCAGATCTGGATCAGCGACGAAGATCTGAAGCTTTTGAATGAATACATTTACTCGACACGAAGGTTAGCCCGCCAGAGCCAGGCTGCCCCTGATAGCCGCGATGTGATCTTCCTGAGTCGTTACGGGAAAGCTTTCGGCCACGGAGATGGCAATGCTAGTCGCGGTATCAGTGTACAACTGGGCAGGCTGCGAAAAGACGGAATTTCAAATGGGATCAGTGCCTTTCGAAACTTCCGATTTCATCAAAGTAGGTGCACTTTCGCAACTGAACTCGCTCGCATTGCATTAAAACACGGCTCAGTTAGCACGGCTATTCAACTGGTTCGACAAGCACTGCTACATAAAAGCGAAAAAACCTCCCTTACCTATATTCGCTTCATCGAGAAGATGGAAGTTATGTCAGAAATAGCGGACGCTTTCACACGTGACTTCTTAGGAATAGCCGGCTCGGATGCATTCGGCGATGAGTAA
- a CDS encoding site-specific integrase: MSKILDLTFPALPYGTHEAKFDLASLLYIGASKAPADKVMKLIEAGHFGLPDAKRFPLVQALHDELTAQIVRGVQQVTVKTRIRTLRTFFSWCDQNTSQATIEQVAASYQSWVEHLIQRVRVNRDLKNMTAYRQAKTIDNLLKPCLRLTVGLLSTTRLRVSSKKNRALGTEADKQNLEELFRFGSLLMDLSNNLTVEAMTGPLPLLIKLKSGDVLTEQPGLLNINIEDSCQATSEKNRFLERRAAIPPHLVFEKRKSLVNLRIEVEILIFISQTGMNLSQAARLKVGSFRYKTDGDDVVVYRVYKGRLGGEAEFVIFKEYVPLFKRYLEWVKILGVADDDRLFPFVYSNKIPVEGSFPTFQGIISRCRTLGIKHFRPMALRKSRINWLLRKSRSPDLVAEMAQHTKETLLHIYEEPHHQAAAVEISRFYRMTDPAVASVGPGMCIAPVHPIMSGTLLDGAYKPDCSTPAGCLFCEYQRDVDSEDYVWSLATYKYLKALELDRSVPSKETKKDHPITTLINRIDTKLNHFSKSGEPRTSWVLESENRMREGRFHRNYEGLIQLMELAR; this comes from the coding sequence ATGAGTAAAATTCTAGACCTAACCTTTCCAGCGCTCCCCTATGGCACGCATGAAGCTAAGTTTGACCTAGCTTCTTTGCTCTACATCGGGGCCTCTAAAGCCCCCGCTGACAAGGTTATGAAATTGATTGAGGCTGGCCATTTCGGCCTACCTGACGCTAAGCGATTCCCGCTGGTTCAGGCATTGCATGACGAATTAACCGCACAGATAGTCCGTGGCGTTCAGCAAGTTACTGTCAAAACCAGAATACGAACTTTGCGCACATTTTTCTCATGGTGTGACCAGAACACTTCCCAGGCGACTATAGAGCAAGTCGCTGCGTCCTACCAATCTTGGGTAGAACACTTGATCCAGAGAGTGCGGGTCAATCGAGACTTAAAAAATATGACCGCCTACAGGCAGGCAAAAACGATTGACAACCTACTAAAGCCTTGCCTCCGGCTCACTGTCGGCCTTCTATCCACAACTAGGCTTAGGGTGAGCTCAAAAAAAAATAGAGCCTTGGGCACAGAGGCTGACAAACAAAACTTAGAGGAGCTCTTTAGGTTCGGCAGCTTATTGATGGATCTATCAAATAACTTAACGGTAGAGGCGATGACTGGACCTCTGCCGTTATTAATAAAATTAAAATCCGGCGATGTACTTACTGAACAACCGGGGCTGCTAAACATAAATATCGAAGATTCCTGCCAAGCCACCTCAGAAAAAAATAGATTTTTAGAGCGCAGAGCGGCAATTCCACCTCATCTGGTTTTTGAAAAGCGGAAATCCCTGGTAAACCTCCGGATAGAAGTCGAGATTTTAATTTTCATATCCCAGACCGGAATGAATCTTTCCCAAGCCGCAAGACTGAAAGTTGGAAGTTTTAGATATAAGACCGATGGGGATGACGTTGTAGTTTACAGAGTCTACAAGGGGCGTCTGGGCGGAGAGGCTGAGTTTGTAATATTCAAAGAATATGTACCACTATTCAAGAGATACCTAGAATGGGTTAAAATTTTAGGAGTCGCTGACGACGACCGATTGTTCCCCTTTGTGTACTCAAACAAGATACCCGTCGAGGGTAGCTTTCCAACATTTCAGGGTATTATTTCTCGGTGCAGAACACTAGGAATAAAACATTTCCGCCCTATGGCCTTGCGTAAGTCTAGAATCAATTGGTTACTTCGGAAAAGTCGCAGTCCTGACCTCGTGGCTGAAATGGCCCAGCATACAAAAGAAACCTTGCTACATATATATGAGGAGCCACATCACCAAGCAGCGGCTGTAGAGATATCTCGATTCTATCGAATGACCGATCCAGCTGTCGCGTCAGTGGGGCCCGGAATGTGTATAGCACCAGTTCATCCCATCATGTCGGGCACGTTATTGGATGGAGCCTATAAGCCTGATTGCTCAACACCTGCAGGTTGCCTTTTCTGCGAATACCAACGCGATGTAGATAGCGAAGATTACGTGTGGTCCTTAGCTACCTATAAATACCTAAAAGCGTTGGAACTAGATCGTTCTGTTCCTTCCAAAGAAACAAAAAAAGATCACCCCATAACTACACTGATAAACCGCATAGATACAAAGCTTAACCATTTTTCCAAAAGTGGTGAGCCTCGCACATCTTGGGTGCTAGAATCTGAGAACAGAATGAGAGAAGGCCGCTTTCATCGCAACTATGAGGGACTAATACAACTTATGGAGCTAGCGCGGTGA
- a CDS encoding DUF2971 domain-containing protein, which translates to MLNHLYRFRPVSSLLGGTRESELEGCYIYFSPPEKLNDPLEGHREIVWKGDSVVWENFFQHFMDCLLIRNTQYFTGEFETLDFPIFPNYDIQAVPPENYKEIAGLVSRFFDSPNVKRHIAVLAFKGRQVNQHELILHLRSIQSFAMHIISEVLVSYKLVEKGFGINGASHEELLAVSTNLLDYLEGLGDELLNVEFDSSALAFLRSDDLVKGYARSKIGESKNWTRLCIDFPEEFLTSRIRLTTSEWFVSCFMENCENSAIWGTYGNNHQGVCLKFKVNNEEGQPGISLMKPGLKQGIKWWTQTKFHFTKVSYTEKSPNLDFFCSLAAYGAQEVIDKWYTDKNGNVSSRKSDVFENYSQWRDNYHRDNFKSLTVKTRHWSNEQEYRLILKSQFNSYLNEEDRKLRYSFDDLDGIIFGIKTADSDKYKLLEMVERMCKIRGREEFTFYQSFYDSSTDAIRYRPIAHVSKQGVRTHRD; encoded by the coding sequence GTGCTCAATCATCTTTATAGGTTTCGTCCTGTCAGTAGCCTGCTTGGCGGTACCAGAGAAAGCGAGCTGGAAGGGTGCTATATCTATTTCTCGCCACCGGAAAAGCTCAACGACCCACTGGAAGGACATCGGGAGATCGTATGGAAAGGGGATTCGGTCGTATGGGAGAATTTCTTCCAGCACTTCATGGACTGCTTACTCATTCGAAATACTCAATATTTTACTGGGGAGTTTGAAACTTTAGATTTTCCGATATTTCCAAATTATGACATTCAAGCAGTACCACCTGAAAATTACAAAGAGATCGCCGGTCTTGTATCGAGATTTTTTGACTCGCCAAATGTAAAAAGACATATCGCAGTTTTGGCTTTTAAGGGGCGGCAAGTAAATCAACACGAGCTAATACTGCACCTGCGATCGATTCAATCCTTTGCAATGCATATTATTTCTGAAGTGTTAGTTTCCTACAAGCTTGTTGAAAAAGGCTTCGGTATAAATGGCGCTTCGCATGAAGAGTTGCTAGCAGTTTCAACCAACCTTCTAGATTATCTAGAAGGGCTAGGTGACGAGCTGTTAAACGTTGAATTCGATAGTTCTGCGCTGGCATTTTTAAGAAGTGATGACTTGGTAAAAGGTTATGCTAGATCTAAAATAGGCGAATCCAAAAATTGGACACGGCTTTGCATAGATTTTCCAGAAGAGTTTTTGACATCCAGGATCAGACTCACAACCTCTGAATGGTTCGTAAGCTGTTTTATGGAGAATTGTGAGAACTCGGCAATCTGGGGTACATATGGCAATAACCACCAAGGCGTTTGTCTAAAATTTAAAGTAAACAATGAGGAAGGGCAGCCAGGGATCTCGCTTATGAAACCCGGATTAAAGCAGGGCATAAAGTGGTGGACTCAAACCAAATTTCATTTCACTAAAGTATCTTATACAGAAAAGAGCCCTAATCTTGATTTTTTTTGTAGCCTGGCTGCATATGGTGCACAGGAAGTTATAGATAAATGGTATACCGATAAAAATGGAAATGTAAGCTCGAGAAAATCAGATGTCTTCGAGAATTATTCACAATGGCGGGATAATTACCACAGGGACAATTTTAAAAGCCTTACAGTGAAAACAAGGCACTGGTCGAATGAACAGGAGTACAGGCTTATTCTAAAGTCTCAGTTTAACTCCTATCTTAACGAAGAAGATAGGAAGCTTCGTTATAGCTTTGATGACCTGGACGGAATTATATTTGGGATAAAAACAGCGGATTCAGATAAGTATAAGCTTTTAGAAATGGTAGAAAGGATGTGTAAGATAAGAGGTCGCGAAGAATTCACATTTTACCAATCGTTCTATGATTCATCCACGGATGCCATTCGTTATCGGCCTATTGCTCACGTTAGTAAGCAAGGTGTTAGAACTCATAGGGACTGA